From one Ochrobactrum vermis genomic stretch:
- the eutB gene encoding hydroxyectoine utilization dehydratase EutB — translation MIGLAEIESARDKLKGLVVKTPLTHSEYLSELAGTPVYLKLENRQTTGSFKLRGATNAVLGLSLEDRERGVVTASTGNHGRALAHAASEQGLTATVCLSSLVPRNKVDAIRDLGADVRIIGKSQDDAMDEVARLAREDGMNVIPPFDDPRIIAGQGTIGLEIIDDNPDTETVLIPLSGGGLAAGIAAAVKARRPHSRVIGISMRRGAAMDASLKAGKPVNVEELDTLADSLGGGIGLDNHWTFAMCRSLLDDVILLDEEEIAAGIRHAATREGEVIEGAAAVGIASLLSGKIRPTGPTAVILSGGNIDPEHHRAIVENRYRRAG, via the coding sequence ATGATTGGTCTTGCTGAAATCGAATCCGCTCGCGACAAGCTGAAAGGTCTTGTCGTGAAAACGCCGCTTACGCATTCTGAGTATCTCAGCGAACTTGCCGGAACTCCCGTTTATCTCAAGCTTGAAAATCGACAGACGACCGGCAGCTTCAAGCTGCGCGGCGCGACCAATGCCGTCCTTGGCCTGTCGCTGGAAGACCGTGAACGCGGAGTTGTGACTGCATCAACCGGCAATCATGGACGCGCCCTTGCACATGCTGCATCCGAACAAGGATTGACCGCTACCGTTTGCCTCTCATCGCTCGTGCCTCGTAACAAGGTCGATGCAATCCGCGACCTTGGTGCAGACGTGCGCATTATTGGGAAATCCCAGGACGATGCCATGGATGAGGTCGCGCGGCTGGCCCGCGAAGATGGAATGAACGTCATTCCGCCATTCGACGATCCCCGTATTATTGCCGGACAGGGCACAATCGGCTTGGAAATAATTGATGACAATCCCGACACTGAGACCGTTCTCATTCCTCTTTCAGGTGGGGGCCTTGCTGCTGGCATTGCGGCGGCGGTGAAAGCCCGGCGTCCTCATAGCCGCGTGATCGGGATTTCCATGCGTCGCGGCGCAGCCATGGATGCCAGCCTTAAAGCAGGCAAGCCGGTCAATGTCGAAGAACTGGATACGCTTGCGGATTCGCTGGGCGGCGGCATCGGGCTCGACAATCATTGGACTTTTGCGATGTGCCGCTCGCTGCTGGACGACGTGATCCTGCTCGATGAAGAGGAGATCGCAGCCGGGATAAGACATGCCGCGACACGGGAAGGTGAAGTCATCGAGGGTGCCGCAGCGGTCGGCATTGCCAGCTTGTTGAGCGGCAAGATCAGGCCAACCGGACCAACTGCGGTCATCTTATCCGGTGGCAATATTGATCCTGAACATCACCGCGCAATCGTGGAAAATCGCTATCGGAGGGCGGGCTGA
- a CDS encoding NAD-dependent succinate-semialdehyde dehydrogenase: protein MNAVLDHPIQHDGLNRLRDKHLFRELGYADGRWVAGEKAETFPVIDPATGQRLARVAGLGEAETTLAIDAAVKAFPAWRNKLPQERAAVLRRWFELVTANREDLALLMTLEQGKPLTESCGEIDYGASFIEWFAEEAKRLNGETITSHLADAEMLVRHEALGVVALVTPWNFPNAMITRKAAAAIAAGCPVVVHPSSETPLSALALAELAERAGMPAGIFNVVTGKAAPIVDTMCRDERVRALSFTGSTEIGKLIATKCANTVKRLVMELGGHAPLIIFDDADVTRAVDVAMAAKFATSGQDCLAANRIFVQRGILKSFTEAFAARIAALKVGNGLDPATEIGPLMHSRAVDKVEEQVHDAEKRGGRVLVGGKRPGENALFFEPTLLVDVPDAAAIMHEETFGPVAAVTVFNDEDEVIARANATQYGLVAYVVTANGARQLRMGRALEYGMVAINRAKITGAPIPFGGWKQSGLGREGSHQGIEAFTELKYLCIDTAA, encoded by the coding sequence ATGAACGCCGTTCTGGATCATCCGATACAACATGACGGGCTTAACAGGCTTCGGGACAAGCATCTTTTCCGTGAACTTGGCTATGCCGATGGACGCTGGGTAGCGGGAGAAAAGGCAGAAACCTTCCCTGTTATCGATCCTGCAACGGGCCAACGGCTGGCCCGTGTAGCAGGCCTTGGTGAAGCGGAGACGACGCTTGCAATCGATGCTGCGGTAAAGGCTTTTCCGGCATGGCGGAATAAGCTGCCGCAGGAACGAGCCGCTGTTTTGCGGCGGTGGTTTGAGCTGGTTACGGCAAATCGCGAGGATCTCGCATTGCTGATGACGCTGGAGCAGGGCAAGCCACTGACAGAATCATGTGGTGAGATCGACTATGGCGCATCTTTCATCGAATGGTTTGCGGAAGAGGCCAAGCGGCTGAATGGCGAAACCATAACAAGCCATCTAGCGGATGCCGAGATGCTCGTGCGTCATGAGGCGCTTGGTGTTGTGGCGCTTGTTACACCGTGGAATTTTCCGAATGCCATGATTACGCGCAAGGCAGCCGCAGCGATTGCTGCCGGTTGTCCGGTCGTCGTGCATCCGTCTTCTGAAACACCGCTTTCAGCGCTTGCCCTGGCAGAGTTGGCCGAACGTGCCGGAATGCCCGCGGGCATCTTCAATGTAGTAACCGGTAAGGCCGCGCCAATCGTCGACACAATGTGCCGCGATGAGCGTGTCAGGGCGTTGAGCTTCACGGGCTCAACGGAAATTGGCAAGCTGATCGCCACCAAATGTGCCAACACCGTGAAGCGGCTTGTCATGGAACTCGGCGGGCATGCACCTTTGATCATCTTCGATGACGCCGATGTCACGCGGGCGGTCGACGTCGCCATGGCTGCAAAATTTGCCACTTCCGGCCAAGATTGCCTTGCTGCAAATCGCATCTTTGTCCAGCGTGGTATCTTGAAATCATTCACCGAAGCCTTCGCTGCACGCATTGCTGCGCTGAAGGTCGGTAACGGGCTCGATCCGGCAACAGAAATTGGGCCCCTGATGCATAGTCGTGCGGTCGACAAGGTAGAAGAGCAGGTGCATGACGCCGAGAAGCGGGGCGGCAGGGTACTCGTTGGCGGCAAACGGCCTGGAGAAAATGCACTGTTCTTCGAGCCGACATTGCTGGTCGATGTGCCAGACGCCGCTGCGATCATGCATGAGGAGACTTTCGGACCGGTAGCCGCAGTCACGGTTTTCAATGATGAAGACGAAGTCATCGCACGTGCCAATGCCACACAATATGGTCTCGTTGCCTACGTTGTAACGGCAAACGGTGCACGGCAGCTTCGCATGGGGCGTGCGCTCGAATACGGAATGGTGGCCATCAACCGCGCAAAGATCACCGGCGCACCGATACCCTTCGGAGGCTGGAAACAATCCGGGCTTGGCCGCGAAGGTTCCCATCAGGGTATCGAAGCCTTCACCGAACTCAAATACCTCTGCATCGATACCGCCGCGTGA
- a CDS encoding TonB-dependent siderophore receptor produces the protein MTTSIKQHFLTLLASGAALAVLPLSTAGAQDANNAVRLDTVVVQTGNGRSDEGVAPVNGFVPTATTTGSKDSVAIEKIPQAVSVVGREQMDAIGAQKLDEALRYTPGVLGQPFGVDNDTDWLYIRGFEATQYGTYLDGLQNFSYGFGGFLIDSFGIERIDVLRGASSALYGGSNPGGIVNYISKRPTGERLRYLETGINSYGNAYLGFDVGDKASDTVNYRVNGKIQGGDNYTDFAKEFRGVISPSIEYKPDEATKLTILGNYTHLDLTHDGGGFLPYYGTVVPTEFGKISRKRNFTEPDIDSYKREQASIGYEFEHQFDNDWTVRQNVRYGFSHVKEHSLYAYGYEGFLPQPAPGNPNIARINFKHDTTVNTFLADNQLEGTVETDALTHNLLFGVEYRYFRIDQMQQTGAATVIDGFNPVYGEPQGPMFDPYIDQDLRRHQIGIYAQDRMEFGDGWIATLNGRYDYVKTDATGLPSYEYNKGKASGRAGLGYEFDNGITPYVSVATFFNPIIETLADGSYAQPETGTQYEVGVKYRPELFDGLITASLFDLTKENALTGSSFAREQLGKVNSRGFELEVQANITDAWKLTASVTAYDLKIKENDSNPDIIGNRPYLLPEQQANVFVEYKVPDGAFQGVTLGGGVRYLGSSYADEENTLKVPAVVLADLKLGYEKDNWGVDLNVTNLFDKNYVAGCQGIYVCGYGEGRKALLKIHTKW, from the coding sequence ATGACGACATCGATAAAGCAACATTTCCTGACCCTGCTGGCCAGCGGCGCGGCGCTTGCAGTTCTGCCGCTTTCGACAGCCGGTGCACAAGACGCTAACAATGCGGTTCGCCTCGACACCGTTGTTGTGCAGACAGGAAATGGCCGCAGCGATGAAGGCGTTGCGCCCGTAAACGGCTTCGTACCGACGGCAACGACGACGGGTTCGAAAGACAGCGTTGCCATCGAAAAAATTCCGCAGGCTGTATCGGTCGTGGGCCGGGAGCAGATGGATGCCATCGGCGCGCAGAAACTGGATGAAGCGCTCCGCTATACACCAGGCGTGTTAGGACAGCCTTTCGGCGTCGATAACGACACCGACTGGCTCTATATTCGCGGTTTCGAAGCCACCCAGTACGGCACTTATCTCGATGGCTTGCAGAACTTCAGCTACGGCTTCGGCGGTTTCCTGATCGATAGCTTCGGCATTGAACGTATCGATGTTCTGCGCGGTGCGTCGTCTGCTCTTTACGGCGGCTCAAATCCGGGCGGTATCGTCAACTACATCAGCAAGCGCCCGACCGGCGAACGGTTGCGCTATCTCGAAACAGGCATCAATAGTTATGGCAACGCCTATCTCGGTTTCGACGTCGGCGACAAGGCCAGCGATACAGTCAACTACCGTGTGAACGGTAAGATCCAGGGCGGTGACAATTATACGGACTTCGCAAAGGAGTTTCGCGGCGTCATCTCGCCAAGCATTGAATACAAGCCAGACGAAGCGACAAAGCTGACCATTCTCGGCAACTACACCCATCTTGATCTGACCCACGATGGCGGTGGCTTTCTTCCCTATTACGGCACGGTCGTCCCCACAGAATTCGGCAAAATTTCGCGCAAGCGGAACTTCACCGAGCCTGATATCGACTCTTACAAACGCGAACAGGCTTCCATCGGTTATGAATTCGAACACCAGTTCGACAATGACTGGACTGTGCGCCAAAACGTCCGCTACGGCTTTTCCCATGTGAAAGAACACAGTCTCTATGCGTATGGTTACGAAGGCTTCCTGCCGCAACCAGCGCCAGGCAATCCGAATATTGCCCGCATCAATTTCAAGCACGATACGACGGTCAACACTTTCCTTGCTGACAATCAGCTTGAAGGAACGGTCGAAACCGACGCACTGACACACAACCTTCTGTTCGGTGTGGAGTACCGTTATTTCCGTATCGATCAGATGCAACAGACGGGCGCAGCGACCGTCATCGATGGTTTCAACCCGGTCTACGGTGAGCCGCAGGGGCCGATGTTCGATCCCTATATCGATCAGGATCTGCGACGTCATCAGATCGGCATTTATGCTCAGGATCGAATGGAGTTCGGCGATGGCTGGATCGCGACGCTCAACGGACGTTACGACTATGTTAAGACCGACGCGACAGGATTGCCGAGCTATGAATACAACAAGGGCAAGGCTTCCGGGCGCGCTGGTCTCGGCTATGAGTTCGACAATGGCATAACGCCTTACGTCAGCGTTGCCACTTTCTTTAACCCGATCATCGAAACGCTGGCTGACGGCAGCTACGCTCAACCGGAGACGGGAACGCAGTATGAAGTGGGTGTCAAATACCGTCCGGAACTTTTCGACGGATTGATTACCGCTTCGCTGTTCGACCTAACCAAAGAAAATGCCCTCACCGGTTCCAGTTTCGCTCGCGAACAGCTTGGCAAGGTCAACTCTCGCGGTTTCGAACTGGAGGTTCAGGCGAATATCACCGACGCATGGAAATTGACCGCTTCGGTAACTGCCTATGATCTGAAGATCAAAGAAAACGACAGCAACCCCGATATCATCGGTAATCGCCCCTATCTCCTGCCGGAACAACAGGCCAATGTCTTTGTCGAGTATAAAGTACCGGACGGTGCATTTCAGGGCGTGACCCTCGGTGGCGGTGTACGTTATCTCGGCTCATCCTATGCGGACGAAGAAAACACGCTGAAGGTGCCGGCTGTGGTACTGGCAGACCTGAAACTGGGTTATGAGAAAGACAATTGGGGCGTTGACCTCAATGTCACCAATCTGTTTGACAAGAACTATGTTGCAGGCTGTCAGGGCATCTATGTCTGCGGCTATGGTGAAGGGCGCAAGGCGCTCCTGAAAATCCATACAAAGTGGTGA
- a CDS encoding helix-turn-helix transcriptional regulator, which produces MKSHIEDVSLLDDLHYRVWNGAIADVWSVNCGPGARGEYVSEAPRLFLVLENRGELAICPEQTSRALADAQPQQRLCYIPAGMTIWSRVTRPGKLKHLDLHFDIAALQQRFGYVLSRGSMEKPRLLFSNPKIEQIGSLLAEECISKAPMHDLYGEGLLTALVAELFELQLEQRTRNSKLSPRQLRRVTEFMEVNYARVIRLQELAALAGLSESYFCSAFKASTGISPHAWQMQKRIDRAQILLLQLSVSLPHIAALTGFADQAHFTRVFKKLTGITPAAWVRQQLH; this is translated from the coding sequence ATGAAGAGCCACATCGAGGACGTCAGCTTGCTGGACGATCTTCATTATCGCGTTTGGAACGGCGCAATAGCCGACGTATGGTCAGTCAATTGCGGGCCAGGCGCACGCGGAGAATATGTTTCAGAAGCGCCGCGCCTTTTTCTAGTCCTTGAAAACAGAGGCGAACTGGCCATCTGCCCTGAACAGACCAGTCGTGCGCTGGCCGATGCGCAACCGCAGCAAAGGCTTTGCTATATCCCCGCGGGCATGACGATATGGAGTCGTGTAACACGCCCGGGAAAACTCAAACATCTCGATCTGCATTTCGATATCGCCGCCCTGCAACAACGCTTCGGTTACGTGCTAAGCAGAGGCAGCATGGAGAAACCACGCCTGCTCTTCTCGAACCCGAAGATCGAACAGATCGGTTCCCTGCTGGCAGAAGAATGCATTTCCAAGGCACCTATGCACGACCTTTATGGGGAGGGTCTGCTAACTGCACTTGTTGCCGAACTCTTTGAATTGCAACTGGAACAACGGACCCGCAACAGCAAACTTTCGCCGCGACAGCTGCGCCGTGTGACCGAATTCATGGAAGTCAATTACGCACGTGTTATCCGCCTGCAGGAATTGGCAGCACTCGCCGGATTGTCCGAATCCTATTTCTGCAGCGCGTTCAAGGCTTCAACCGGCATTTCACCACACGCCTGGCAGATGCAGAAGCGCATCGACCGCGCCCAGATACTGCTTCTGCAACTGAGCGTGTCACTTCCGCATATCGCAGCACTCACCGGCTTTGCCGATCAGGCGCATTTCACACGTGTTTTCAAAAAACTGACCGGCATCACGCCTGCCGCCTGGGTCAGACAGCAGCTCCACTAG
- a CDS encoding cyclodeaminase: MAEMRILTEADLRQIIALDIESVSCVEGAFRALASGGVNMPPILRLDIPAERGEVDVKTAYIPGLDSFAIKVSPGFFNNPSIGLSSTNGLMIQFSAKTGLIEALLLDNGYLTDVRTAAAGAVAAKYLARENARVATIFGAGMQAGMQLEALTLVRPINEARIWARNVNNAQKAARILSEKLGISVKAVADAQEACNGADIIVTTTPSETPLVKSEWLVPGQHVTAMGSDAEHKNEIDPALFRRPIIYVADSLSQTRRLGELHHAISAGFVATDTVFPELGQIALNVPTFQRKAEDITFCDLTGTGVQDTAIAHLATERASLRDAGTKIDSTKTAGASR, from the coding sequence ATGGCTGAGATGAGAATTCTGACTGAAGCCGACCTGCGACAGATCATAGCCCTCGACATTGAAAGCGTGTCTTGTGTGGAGGGTGCATTCCGCGCGCTCGCCAGCGGCGGCGTCAACATGCCGCCTATTCTTCGGCTGGACATCCCGGCCGAACGCGGCGAAGTCGACGTGAAAACGGCCTACATTCCCGGACTTGACAGCTTTGCCATAAAGGTTAGTCCCGGCTTTTTCAACAATCCCTCCATCGGCCTGTCATCCACCAATGGACTGATGATCCAGTTTTCGGCCAAGACCGGGCTTATCGAGGCGCTGTTGCTGGACAATGGCTACCTGACCGATGTGCGCACGGCTGCAGCCGGTGCCGTCGCTGCAAAATATCTGGCGCGGGAAAATGCCCGTGTCGCCACTATCTTCGGTGCTGGCATGCAGGCAGGAATGCAGCTTGAAGCGTTGACACTGGTGCGACCCATCAACGAAGCGCGGATATGGGCACGCAACGTCAATAACGCGCAAAAAGCGGCAAGAATCTTGAGTGAAAAACTCGGAATTTCAGTGAAGGCAGTCGCAGACGCACAAGAAGCTTGCAACGGCGCCGACATAATTGTCACGACAACCCCATCGGAAACACCGCTCGTCAAGTCCGAATGGCTGGTCCCCGGCCAGCACGTTACTGCGATGGGTTCGGATGCCGAGCACAAGAACGAGATCGATCCTGCCCTGTTCCGGCGTCCAATCATCTATGTTGCTGACAGCCTGTCTCAGACGCGCAGGCTTGGTGAGTTGCATCACGCAATTTCGGCAGGGTTTGTTGCGACGGATACCGTCTTCCCAGAACTCGGCCAAATTGCTCTCAATGTCCCAACATTCCAGCGAAAGGCAGAGGATATAACCTTCTGCGACCTCACCGGAACGGGTGTTCAAGATACGGCAATCGCTCATCTCGCGACGGAGCGCGCCAGCCTGCGCGATGCAGGCACAAAAATCGATTCAACCAAAACTGCAGGAGCCAGTCGATGA
- a CDS encoding aspartate aminotransferase family protein: MLNNSNELTAWDRDHFFHPSTHMGMHARGETPTRVLEGGEGVYIADVNGRKSLDAFAGLYCVNVGYGRTEIADAIAEQARKLAYYHAYVGHGTEVSITLAKMIIDRAPEHMSRVYFGLSGSDANETNIKLIWYYNNILGRPEKKKIISRWRGYHGSGVMTGSMTGLPTFHNAFDLPRAPILHTESPYYFRRTDRSMSEEQFSQHCADTLEEMILAEGPDTIAAFIGEPVLGTGGIVPPPAGYWQKIQAVLDRYDILLVADEVVTGFGRLGSMFGSDHYGMKPDLITIAKGLTSAYAPLSGSIVSDRMWQVLVQGSDKMGPIGHGWTYSAHPICAAAGVANLKLIDELNLVENAGSTGAYFRKALQDALGDHKHVGEIRGEGLMAAIEFVDDRDDRKFFDPSLKVGAQVSAALLANDVIGRAMPEGDILGFAPPLCLTPEEADKVVAATKKAVATVFA; encoded by the coding sequence ATGTTGAACAATAGCAATGAACTCACCGCCTGGGATCGCGATCATTTCTTTCACCCGTCCACGCACATGGGCATGCACGCCCGTGGTGAAACGCCGACGCGTGTGCTGGAAGGCGGCGAGGGCGTGTATATTGCCGACGTAAATGGCCGCAAGAGCCTCGACGCCTTCGCAGGTCTTTATTGCGTCAACGTTGGTTATGGCCGCACGGAAATTGCAGATGCGATTGCGGAGCAGGCGCGCAAGCTCGCTTATTATCATGCCTATGTCGGTCACGGCACTGAAGTATCCATCACGCTCGCCAAGATGATTATCGACCGCGCACCGGAGCATATGAGCCGGGTTTATTTCGGTCTTTCGGGCTCGGATGCAAATGAAACCAACATCAAGCTGATCTGGTACTATAACAATATTCTTGGCCGTCCCGAGAAGAAGAAGATCATTTCGCGCTGGCGCGGGTATCACGGTTCGGGCGTGATGACGGGCAGCATGACCGGACTTCCGACTTTCCACAACGCATTCGACTTGCCGCGCGCGCCGATCCTGCATACGGAGTCCCCTTATTATTTCCGCCGTACTGACCGTTCGATGAGCGAAGAGCAGTTTTCGCAACATTGCGCAGACACGCTCGAGGAAATGATCCTTGCAGAAGGGCCGGATACCATTGCAGCCTTCATCGGCGAGCCTGTTCTGGGTACTGGCGGTATCGTCCCTCCACCGGCTGGCTATTGGCAGAAAATTCAAGCCGTTCTTGATCGCTATGACATTCTGCTCGTTGCCGATGAAGTCGTCACTGGCTTTGGCCGTCTGGGCAGCATGTTCGGTTCTGATCACTACGGCATGAAGCCTGACCTGATCACCATCGCCAAGGGCCTTACATCAGCCTATGCCCCGCTTTCGGGGTCGATTGTTTCCGACCGCATGTGGCAGGTGCTGGTGCAGGGATCAGACAAGATGGGGCCGATCGGCCACGGCTGGACCTATTCCGCCCATCCGATTTGCGCAGCAGCAGGTGTCGCCAATCTCAAGCTGATAGATGAACTGAACCTCGTGGAAAATGCCGGTTCTACAGGCGCTTATTTCCGCAAGGCGCTGCAGGATGCGCTTGGCGATCACAAGCATGTCGGCGAAATTCGCGGCGAAGGTCTGATGGCGGCAATCGAATTTGTCGATGATCGCGACGACCGCAAGTTTTTCGACCCGTCGCTGAAGGTCGGCGCACAGGTTTCTGCTGCGCTGTTGGCCAATGATGTTATTGGGCGCGCCATGCCGGAAGGAGATATTCTGGGATTTGCTCCGCCGCTCTGCCTCACGCCCGAGGAAGCAGACAAGGTTGTAGCCGCCACGAAAAAGGCAGTCGCGACCGTCTTCGCTTGA
- a CDS encoding Lrp/AsnC family transcriptional regulator has protein sequence MKLDAVDLRILEAVQENARITKLALAEKAGLSATPCWLRLRKLEEAGIVTGYHARIAYRKIAPIAHVIVQITLGNHRQSDFDRFERAIMAIPEIVSCWSVGGGVDYFLMIVARDIDGYQRLIDRLLDQNIGIERYFTYIVTKLVKDEKASAPLSLFKDVTD, from the coding sequence TTGAAGCTAGACGCTGTCGATTTGCGTATTCTGGAAGCCGTTCAGGAGAATGCGCGGATCACCAAGCTTGCCTTGGCGGAAAAGGCCGGGCTTTCTGCAACGCCTTGCTGGCTGCGACTACGCAAGCTGGAAGAGGCGGGTATCGTAACTGGCTATCACGCACGCATTGCCTATCGAAAAATAGCCCCCATTGCGCACGTCATTGTGCAGATCACTCTGGGTAATCATCGTCAAAGCGATTTTGACCGGTTCGAGAGGGCTATCATGGCCATCCCGGAAATTGTGTCCTGCTGGTCGGTTGGCGGTGGGGTGGACTATTTTTTGATGATCGTTGCACGCGATATCGATGGCTATCAGCGCCTGATCGACCGCCTTCTGGACCAGAACATTGGCATAGAGCGATACTTCACCTATATCGTGACGAAGCTGGTCAAAGACGAAAAAGCGAGCGCGCCTTTGTCGCTGTTCAAGGACGTGACGGACTAG
- a CDS encoding DUF488 domain-containing protein, translating into MTTIELKRIYEAPSPDDGYRVLVDRIWPRGMTKEKADIDLWAKDIAPSTDLRKWFGHDPAKWNDFQKKYRQELEGRKPALKDLIAGAKARGGRLTLLYGAKDEEHNQAVVLHEFMQTI; encoded by the coding sequence ATGACAACGATTGAATTGAAACGGATTTATGAAGCTCCTTCGCCAGATGATGGCTACCGCGTACTTGTGGACCGTATCTGGCCGCGCGGTATGACGAAGGAGAAGGCGGATATAGACCTTTGGGCCAAGGATATCGCGCCGTCGACCGATCTTCGTAAATGGTTCGGCCATGATCCCGCGAAATGGAATGATTTTCAGAAAAAATATCGCCAGGAACTCGAAGGAAGAAAGCCAGCGCTGAAGGATTTGATCGCCGGTGCCAAGGCAAGAGGTGGTCGACTGACACTATTATACGGCGCGAAGGACGAAGAGCACAATCAAGCAGTCGTCCTTCATGAGTTCATGCAAACTATCTAG
- the doeA gene encoding ectoine hydrolase DoeA (DoeA (degradation of ectoine A) is also called EutD (ectoine utilization D).), translating into MSVELNFTRAEYDQRIAKTRRAMEKAGFDIIIVTDPSNMHWLTGYDGWSFYVHQCVVLSMDGEPIWYGRGQDGNGAKRTAWLNHDNIIGYPDHYVQSLERHPMDLLASMLEEKGWGNKTIAVEFDNYWYTAAAHHALQKHLPNARFKDAQGLVNWQRAVKSPTEIDYMRKAGRIVEAMHRRIVDKIEPGMRKCDLVAEIYDAGTRGVDDFGGDYPAIVPLLPSGPDASAPHLTWNDQPMKTGEGTFFEIAGCYKRYHCPLSRTVFLGKPTQAFLDAEKATLEGMEAGLAAARPGNTCEDIANGFFAVLKKYGIIKDNRTGYSIGLSYPPDWGERTMSLRPGDRTELQPGMTFHFMTGLWLETMGLEITESIVITETGVECLSNVPRKLVVKD; encoded by the coding sequence ATGAGTGTGGAACTCAACTTCACCCGCGCGGAATACGATCAGCGGATAGCCAAAACCCGTCGCGCCATGGAGAAGGCAGGCTTCGATATCATCATAGTCACCGATCCATCCAACATGCATTGGTTGACCGGCTATGACGGCTGGTCCTTCTATGTTCATCAATGTGTTGTGCTTTCAATGGACGGCGAACCGATCTGGTACGGTCGCGGTCAGGACGGTAATGGTGCGAAACGCACTGCATGGCTCAACCACGACAACATTATCGGCTATCCTGATCATTACGTGCAGTCGCTCGAACGTCACCCTATGGATCTTCTGGCATCAATGCTGGAGGAAAAAGGCTGGGGTAACAAGACAATCGCCGTCGAGTTCGACAATTACTGGTACACGGCTGCCGCTCATCACGCTTTGCAGAAGCACTTGCCAAATGCCCGGTTCAAGGATGCGCAAGGACTGGTAAACTGGCAGCGTGCCGTCAAAAGCCCGACGGAAATCGACTATATGCGCAAAGCCGGCCGCATAGTGGAAGCCATGCACCGGCGCATCGTCGACAAAATCGAGCCAGGCATGCGTAAATGCGATCTGGTCGCGGAGATCTACGATGCAGGCACGCGCGGCGTTGACGATTTCGGCGGGGATTATCCGGCCATTGTGCCGCTGCTGCCTTCCGGGCCCGACGCATCCGCGCCGCACCTGACCTGGAACGATCAACCGATGAAGACTGGCGAAGGCACCTTCTTCGAAATCGCTGGCTGCTATAAGCGCTATCATTGCCCGCTGTCGCGCACCGTATTTCTCGGCAAGCCGACACAAGCGTTTCTTGATGCCGAAAAAGCCACGCTCGAAGGCATGGAAGCGGGGCTTGCTGCCGCTCGACCCGGCAACACCTGCGAAGATATCGCAAACGGCTTCTTCGCTGTGCTGAAGAAATACGGGATCATTAAGGACAACCGCACCGGCTATTCAATTGGCCTGTCCTATCCGCCGGATTGGGGCGAGCGCACGATGAGCCTGCGCCCCGGCGACCGCACCGAATTGCAGCCAGGCATGACCTTTCATTTCATGACAGGTCTCTGGCTGGAAACCATGGGGCTGGAAATCACCGAGAGCATCGTAATCACCGAAACAGGCGTCGAGTGCCTGTCGAATGTGCCCCGCAAGCTCGTGGTCAAGGATTAG